The following are encoded together in the Armatimonadota bacterium genome:
- a CDS encoding sugar phosphate isomerase/epimerase, with the protein MSRPDISWLPVRNVVSHERCGFPPLEDWLARAYVLGLRQVELPWSVLPGRTPEILRAVSRRIDRHGLAVSAVNCATQFAGPDPDAVQAAHFQALEAAKAARVFGAPVLVITAGSVRPDVPLSESLATAAEALARTTDEVDRLGVTPCLVNDTRLRGEQEASVVTRSESFLELLQRLSSAPVRVCFNTGSPLFSAQDPTELLDSVIHKVAYVHIADRLPGGLHNTTCGQGAVDFEALLRRLSDAGYRGSLCLEDDDPLAHTQASLTFLRQRVAQTWR; encoded by the coding sequence ATGTCCCGACCCGATATATCCTGGTTGCCTGTGCGCAATGTAGTTTCCCACGAGCGCTGCGGCTTCCCGCCACTTGAGGACTGGCTGGCCCGGGCGTATGTTCTCGGCCTGCGCCAGGTGGAATTGCCCTGGAGCGTCTTGCCGGGGCGTACGCCTGAGATCCTGCGCGCTGTAAGCAGGCGCATTGATCGCCACGGGCTTGCCGTTTCTGCAGTCAACTGCGCCACCCAGTTCGCCGGGCCTGATCCCGACGCTGTTCAGGCCGCTCACTTCCAGGCGCTCGAGGCGGCGAAGGCGGCCCGGGTGTTCGGCGCGCCCGTCTTGGTGATCACTGCCGGCTCCGTGCGCCCGGACGTGCCGCTGTCCGAATCACTTGCCACGGCGGCCGAGGCGCTCGCCCGCACCACCGACGAGGTGGACCGCCTGGGCGTGACCCCTTGTCTCGTAAACGACACCCGGCTCCGCGGAGAACAGGAAGCATCGGTCGTGACCCGTTCCGAGAGCTTCCTCGAGCTTCTCCAGCGCCTGTCCAGCGCGCCGGTGAGGGTCTGTTTCAACACCGGCTCACCCCTGTTCAGCGCCCAGGACCCCACCGAACTGCTGGACAGCGTCATCCACAAAGTGGCCTACGTGCACATCGCCGACCGTCTCCCGGGCGGCCTGCACAACACCACCTGCGGCCAGGGCGCGGTGGATTTCGAGGCGCTCCTGCGCAGGCTATCGGATGCAGGGTACCGAGGCTCCCTTTGCCTCGAAGACGACGACCCGTTGGCGCACACCCAGGCGTCCCTCACATTCCTGCGCCAGCGAGTTGCTCAGACCTGGAGGTGA